The Sphingopyxis fribergensis DNA segment CGTCAGTATAAGACCTCATCTTCCCAACTTCATCTGCAGGAGTTTCCATGTCCCCGACCGATCTTCTCGTGCCGACATATACGCATATGCTGCAAACGCTCGCGGGATTGCTGGAAAAGGCGCGCCAGCAATGCTCGGATTCAGAAGCCGAAGCGCTCCTTGCCCAACGTCTCGCGCCCGACATGCTCCCCCTGTCAGCGCAGCTGCGGTTCGCCTGTCTGCAGGCGCAGGAAGCCGTATTCCGTCTGAGTGGTCAGATGTTACCGGAAGACTTGGAGCAACTCGGACAGGAAGGGCATAATGCCGGTGAACGGTCGGGATCGATGATCGAAGCGCAAACCCGCATCGGTGACGCCCTATCGTTTCTCGGCAGCCTTGAGCCAGGCGCTTTTGACGGAACCGAGGATAGGCGAGTGATCCTTGAACTGCCGGGCGGTCCAACGTTCGATATGACCGGCCAGGACTATGTCAGGGACTGGGCGCTGCCCCAATTCTACTTCCACGTCGTAACCGCTTACGCGATCCTCAGAAGCCGGGGGATCGAGATTGGCAAGGCCGACTATGTGCCGCATATGTTCAACCATCTGTCCGTCGTCAGAACATTTGGCACAACTCGCGGCGTAGATCAGCGGAGTGTGGGCCTCGTCTTGGTTTGATGTTTAGGCGGCGAGCTTGCGGTGTTGCAAGCGCCGATGTTCGAGTGTCTTTCGCTTGATCCTTTCTCTTCGTTCGATGATGGCGGCAGCCCTGCCGAAGTAGGCATCGGCGGGCGTGACGTTGTCGAGGCTCTCGTGGTAGCGCTGGTGGTTGTAATGCTCGACGAAGGCCTCGATCTGCTGTTGGAGATCACCGGGCAGAAAGTAGTTTTCCAGCAGTACGCGGTTCTTCAAGGTCTGGTGCCAGCGCTCGATCTTGCCTTGGGTCTGTGGGTGGAAGGGTGCGCCGCGCACGTGGCTCATCTTGTTGGCCTCGATGTATTCGGCCAGTTCCCCAGCGATGTAGCTGGGGCCATTGTCGCTGAGCAGGCGGGGCCTGTGCAGCACGTTGACGTGGTCGCAGCCTGAGGCTGCCAGCGCCATATCGAGCGTGTCAGTGACGTCCTCGGCTCGCATGGTGCTGCAGAGCTTCCAGGCGATGATGTAGCGTGAGTAATCGTCGAGCACGGTCGATAGATAGACCCAGCCCCATCCGATAATCTTGAAGTAGGTAAAGTCGGTCTGCCACATCTCGTTGGGGCGGGTGGTCTGCGTGTGGAACGCCTCGGCGGCCTTGATCACTGTGTAGGCCGGGCTGGTGATCAGATCGTGGGCCTTCAGGAGGCGATAGACCGTGGCTTCGGACACGAAGTAGCGCTTCTCGTCCGTGAAGCGCACTGCCAGCTCGCGCGGGGATAGATCGGTCTGCTCCAGCGCCATCTCGACGATCTGGTCCTGGATATCGTTTCCGATGCGGTTCCACACCCTGCTCGGCGCTGAAGGGCGGTCCTGAAGCGCCTCCGGCCCACCTTCGAGGTAGCGGTCATACCAGCGGTAGAAGGTTCGCCGTGCCACACCGAGTTGGTCCAGCGTGCGTTTGGCGGGCAGGTGCGACTGCTCGACGATCCGGATGATCTCGAGCTTCTCGGATGCGGGATATCTCATTCTTCGTCTCCCCCATCCGCGATCATGCTTTTTTTGAGCAGCCGGTTCTCCAAAGTGAGATCGGCCACGCACTCCTTCAGATCGCGCGCTTCACGGCGCAGACCCTTCACCTCGTCCGTGGTCGCAGCACGCGCAGTGTCACCAGCCAGACGGCGCTTGCCGGCTTCCATGAACTCCTTGGACCAGGTGTAATACAGGCTCTGCGCAATCCCTTCGCGGCGGCACAGCTCGGCAATGGAGTCATCGCCGCGCAGGCCATCAAGGACGATCCTGATCTTGTCCTCGGCAGAGAAGTGCCGCCGAGTCTTGCGGCGGATATCCTTTACGACCTGCTCGGCAGGCAATTTGGACCTTGAGGATTTGGGCTTCATCTTCGTTCCTTCGTCACTACGACGAAGCCCAAATCCTCCTTAAATCACAACCTCTAATCTGTGCCATAGGTGCTGACGGGAGACAGTGCCGAAAGCACAGCCCGGCTGCCAGTCCAAACACCGCGCTGCACGCCGCGATATCATCCTTGGCCGCCAGATCGAACGACCGCCGGATCTTGGGGCCGTCACGCCTCAGTTGGTTCTGGATCATGTCCTTGGTGGTGAAAACGAACCGCTCGTTATCGGTGTCGATGTGGAGCGTCGCCAGCTTATCGGGACGCGGGAATTTCGATCTTGCGCCTTGGGTGTCGCGCTTGGATCGCTTGCTCATAGAAGCTCACCGCCTCCGTCTGACTTGTCGCCCTTCCCTGTGATAGTCAGCGCGTGATCGGGCAAGGGGCGCTGGAGCGCAGCAACTTCATCCCAGGGCGCATTGAGCCAGCTATCCCACTCGTCCTTTTCGGTCAGGATCACCGGCATGGCCTTGGGGTGATAGCGCCCCACTTCGGCATTCGCCTCTGTCGTCAGAAAACCGAACAGGTCGCAGCTTATCTCGCCTTCGGCCTTTTTTCGTACACAGGTCCAATGGGT contains these protein-coding regions:
- a CDS encoding DUF1993 domain-containing protein encodes the protein MSPTDLLVPTYTHMLQTLAGLLEKARQQCSDSEAEALLAQRLAPDMLPLSAQLRFACLQAQEAVFRLSGQMLPEDLEQLGQEGHNAGERSGSMIEAQTRIGDALSFLGSLEPGAFDGTEDRRVILELPGGPTFDMTGQDYVRDWALPQFYFHVVTAYAILRSRGIEIGKADYVPHMFNHLSVVRTFGTTRGVDQRSVGLVLV
- a CDS encoding IS3 family transposase (programmed frameshift), whose product is MKPKSSRSKLPAEQVVKDIRRKTRRHFSAEDKIRIVLDGLRGDDSIAELCRREGIAQSLYYTWSKEFMEAGKRRLAGDTARAATTDEVKGLRREARDLKECVADLTLENRLLKKHDRGWGRRRMRYPASEKLEIIRIVEQSHLPAKRTLDQLGVARRTFYRWYDRYLEGGPEALQDRPSAPSRVWNRIGNDIQDQIVEMALEQTDLSPRELAVRFTDEKRYFVSEATVYRLLKAHDLITSPAYTVIKAAEAFHTQTTRPNEMWQTDFTYFKIIGWGWVYLSTVLDDYSRYIIAWKLCSTMRAEDVTDTLDMALAASGCDHVNVLHRPRLLSDNGPSYIAGELAEYIEANKMSHVRGAPFHPQTQGKIERWHQTLKNRVLLENYFLPGDLQQQIEAFVEHYNHQRYHESLDNVTPADAYFGRAAAIIERRERIKRKTLEHRRLQHRKLAA